A stretch of DNA from Hydra vulgaris chromosome 03, alternate assembly HydraT2T_AEP:
AGAACTTTTGTATAACACAAGTAGAGCTTTTGTATAACACAAGAAGAACTTTTGTATAACACAAGAAGAACTTTTGTATAACACAAGTAGAGCTTTTGTATAACACAAGAAGAACTTTTGTATAACACAAGTAGAACTTTTGTATAACGCAAGTAGAACTTTTATAccatgaatattttttactgaTGATTAAAACTATTCGTAgacaattattttcaaatttgattggATCAATTGGAGTTTCACAGGACAAAGATATCAATATTGTTCTTAAATGGACATTAAGATTTTTATCTATATCTGATAACAATTTTGGATTAGAAAAAGCTCGCAGTGCAGTATTGcgattattattagtttaatttttactaaaaacatttttgtataaaagcttTTCGAgcttttacaaaatctttatttatttttcattttgccTGCCACTGTTTATATCCAATTTATATGACAAATGAAGGAGATACTCCATGCAGCGGATCCAACAATGAAGTGGACTTATCCCAAAGAGTAAAAATGCTTTCTCaatgttaaataattagttTGTGTAATTTTCAACGTGACTCATTTCAATAGGTGTTGCTTTACAAAGCAGACACGATTGATTAGATGGTGTTTTAGTGATTTCCGCTAAAACTTTTCCATCGATTgctgttgaaaataaaaagctttCGATATTAGGAACTTTTCCATTTGATAGCTGTATCATAATATCAGGAAGTTCCTTTATTTGTCGTTCAGCAAAAATTTTTGTCTTGAGAATaaattctttcttttctttagcATAGGGTCATGGCACCACCTACCGcggctttaaaaaaacttttaacttcaaAACTTCTTAACTCCAAAACCAtaacagatttttatttagggttttcgaattaatattttatactcaattattaactaaattatataattcgaatttgaataaagttatttttttaatgttatttttaattttttgtaagatCTAGTACGTTTCTTCACCTACCGCGATAAAGCACCACCTACCGTAATCGATTCTCCACCTACcgtgtatgaaaaaaaaatcgtatattttaattttacttttatatatttaaatcaagaaacaaatacataaatttaatatgattacAAAACAAAGAAGACATTCGTTATAAAATTATCCACCAAAGCTTTTTTctgaatttagattttttttctttttaaattttttttttaaatgttttttttttttgtcttttatttttattttattttgtcacagcttgttttcttttagatttttcttgtttttctttttctttcaattcttttttttcagcaactttatttttacgttcaatttttttgatatcttcTTCTTCCTTTGCATTTTCTCTAGTTATTTGAATCTCTAACCATTTGGCTGAAGTTACAACGCTCGGTAATCGTTCAACTTGTTTCAGCCTTTTTTTCGTGATTGGTTGTTTTGGCCATAAAAGAAAGTCGTGTAATGggtttatatcttttattatttgtttatttgaatcTGGTGGTTCTGCTGCTGATTTACTTTCACCGGGTTCATCAACTATTACGCTTTTTCCAAATTCGCTAACATTACTAGATACGATTTCATTTTGCGTACTGCTAATATCTAAATACGATTCTTTATCGATTTCATTGTTCAATACATTATTGTTGGCTTCTATTAAATTTATGGTTTGTTTGGACCTATCgttaaatttttccaaaaaaaaaaaaaaaaagttttttccaaaaattaaataattctcTGAAGTCAGTTTTACCTCCCCATTCTTTATTTCCAGTTTTTTCAAACTGTAGCAATACTTCAGGTGCAACGTTGTCTTCAAATAAGTTTCCCACGATGAAAAGATTCGTTTCATTATTATCAATTGTGGAATTTAATTTAACACgttgaattacttttttataatcaacattGTTCGCATTAAATGGGAATATTCCTGTCGACCTAAAtccgttaataatattttttttcatacttggatccataacaaaattattcaacaaCATTGGTACattttctttgcaaatttcattaaaatcgtTATCCAATTTAAACTGCCGACAAATGTTCtgccatttttttttcattggtcCGAAAACTGACACATCTAAAGGTTGTAAGATGTGTGTAGTATTAGGAAACAACGAAATCAAATGAATTCTTTTCGAAGAGCAATACATGCTGAGCTCTTTAGACAGATGCGAGCGGTGTCCATCCATGAACATATATATAGGTAATTGTGTATTAATAGATTTCAAATATGGTACTAACACATTTGTGAAGTACTCATAAAAGCATTCGGCGGTCATCCAGCCGCTGTCACTTTTACCGAGTCCCCAACCTGGTGGTGCAGCAGCAGCAATAGGTTTTGGCATTCGAGCATACTTGTACAATGTTAATGATGGTGCAAATTGACCATTTTCATTTACGCAAAATAAAGTTGTAAGGTTTTCCTTATCGCTGTTGTTGCATTCTTCATAAACATTTCTTCCTCTAATGCCAATTACTTTTCCAGTTTTTGGTGCTAACTCAAAGCCAGTTTcgtctaaattaaaaacacgaGATGGATCATTAAGGTATTGCGCATCATCGCCAAATAATTCATACACCTCATTAAACCATTTTCTTATCGATGCTTCAGTTATAAGACCTCTAGCTCGACTAATATGCTCTGCTCGTTTTTGCGATAATTCCTTATGACGAcgcataaatttataaaaccagTTTTTACTTGGGATATCATCTTTAATTGGTGTTTTTATACCTCGCcctataactattttttgtaccgccttaataacttttttgtaatcgCAAAACCCATGTTAGCGCACTGCATTAACCAAGCAACCAATTTATTCTCTATTTCTTCTCCAAGATATGATTTAAAGCCAGAGTTTTGCCGTTTGGGTTGGCTTTTACCAGATAATTTATCGCGTAAGGTACTTTCAGGaacattaaactttttgctgacacataaaattttttcacctttattTGAAGTTCTAAGTGCTGCATGCAGTTGTTCTTCTGAATACAAAAGCTTTTttcgaatattttttttcttttttgaaccTTGCATCTTTCTAATCGAATTCATTtcacataataaataaagtatgaaAAACATATCAAATAAATACTCCCTTGGGTTAAATTCATTTCACatgataaataaagtataaaaaaacatatcaaatgAATACTCCCTTGGGTTAAATTACCTTTAATTGGTAATTGAGTTGAACTGAAATGGTTTTTTAGAGAGAAAACTTCACAAAATAAAACGCGtccgaaaaaatatttttataaacggTAAGTGCTAACTATTATAATTTTCGTAATCACCTACCGTGTAAAAGATTAAAcaatgttatacaaaaaatacttatattttttgataaaatttaaaatattcaatgtttttacaactattttaaacttttatcaaaaaaattatataagttttaagccgtaaaaaaactagacgaacttttttttactgttaaagattttcttaagaaagcaataaaaaaacatttgcgggtaaaaaaacatctcaaatctttaaaaatacatctttttaaaaattatttattagtgaaataagttagttttgtataaaacaatgctaaaaaataaatttaaaaaaaaaacataaaaaatttactgattttttcaaaaaccacGGTAGGTGCTTCTTCACGGTAGGGGGTGCCATGACCCTACTTAAAGATCATTTGTCTGCAAAATTTAACAGAATTAGGAGTTGGATTTGCCCAAAACACATCCCAGTTATACGTTTGAAATCTTAAGGGTGCagttgcaaaaaactttattctttaatttcatttaagatggtttgtactttattattttttacacaattttaaatcaacaaaaagatttttagtaaATTCTTTCAACGTACAGAAGATTTTGAggttatattaatttaaaggaAGTATTTTGTCGTTATATTAATAGTAGGTCTTAAAGTTATcacaaatatatctttttatgaCAATATTATGCAATTTGGTTGAAAATGACTGtcatgtgaatatatatatatatatatatatatatatatatatatatatatatatatgcagaaacatttttaaattgaaattagttGACGGGTTCTAGCGGCATCAAAATCTATATTaggttaaaagaaaaaagggtCAAAGTTTACCCACACGAATTCAGATACTTACAGAAACATacagaatttaataaaagtcaCAATCAAGTATGCTAGTATTTCCTAGTCTAAAAAATTAcctttctttgcatttttacggcaagaaatataactttataaaatattttagattaaactCTGAAAGCCTGTTTAATATTCGTTCgattgatatataatatatggaaGTTCACAGGTGtggtttaagaaataaaataaaagttcgaaattttttactaaaaaagttaacaaaataaagctaaaaaatttaataaaataaaagttcgaaacttttcactaaaaaaaatttctttaaaaaatgacaacttTGAGCAGCTGTGGAGAAGCGCCAggtggtttttaaaaaaaaaatccttttagAATATATCAATTTGCAACTGTCTTGCATAATCAGAACTTTTTATATTGACTTATATTTACTTTCGCAAATTTGGaattaatgtcattttttgtttatttcaaaccaCTGTGCACTGTGCAGCGGGAAACCGGAATATTTCCCGCTGGGTCGGTCAAGTGAGACGCTGCGTGGCCAGCGACATTTGAGTGCATATCaaactatcttttttttttcctgctgAAATTCGCAACAATATATTTgaagataaatatttatgttattatctACTGATGTTTGatataattatatcaaaaagatataattacattaggctttttttttttaacagaaaaaagtGTCAAAGAATGAATGTTCGTCATAGAAataatccttttaaaaaaaatctggcTGTGTTAacgcatttttaaaaagtaaaaatctgggctgttaattaaaaattttattggcgtttaatttaagtttactgTAGTATAAGGCTATCTGTTTAGCAAAACCATAAGTACTCCATGGACCACTAAACAATTTAGCGTGGGTCACATTTTATCGCATTTAACAACGTTCTCTTTGCGCAAAGATATGTGTAGATATTATTTGTatatcgtccataaattacgcaacccaaaatttttaataaaaatataagtaggagATCATTTTGCTCTTTGGCGCGGCGGTTTTCGTTGGACTTGCAAGGTTGTTAAATTATATAGATTTAATTTAACACTGCGAGAGAAAATTTTTAATCCTTTGTCTTTTgtctaaaagtttaatttcgcgttacgtaatttatggacgatccctatataaaaaatgtcaacttTGTTGTCCATTAAGTCTCACTTCtttttgagtttaaatactTTAGCAAATATTTCTTGATTTAACGATAGTTTTGTAACGGGGAACAAAAAATTTCTAGTGTTACATCGAACCGTTGcgatttatgtttaaaaaaatttttttttggaaaaatttgaTAATCATAGTTCAAAACTTGCAAACTCAAATGCTTGTATGACAGCTTTGTAGGGATAGGGCACTCCCTACCCCCACCCCCTACCCCCATCAGGACGGTCCTGcattaatagaattttttttgaagcatttttgcGGGTAAAGAATTTGTAATTATCAATggggaaatttttataaaaaagtacaagcagtttattttagattttaaatccGTATGGATTAATTTAGTACTATCAAAATAGCAGAATAAACAATTCTAAAACGTATATTTAATGACAATTAATCTTTACTGTCTGATCCTCTTTGGATTTTCCACGCCTTCAGATTTTTCAACAACTAGTTTGTGGACAGTTTGTACAGTAAAAAGCtgaattttataactaaattgtttaaacgTTTAATTTAATATGTCCCTTTTcaagtaaacaataaaaaaaattaatacataatCCTGGATCTCAAAAGACGCAAAGTTTTGtgctaatttcaaaataaaaattagataattctataaaaaaaaaaggataaaaaatggTTTAGCTAAAAACACTTAAAAGGTAGGACactttcattcaaaaaattgcactttttatataataaatcctaaataatttttatttaataaatgcagCGCATTTGGATTTAGCATTGGAtagcgattttttttaaaatcctagttcaaactctttttagaaatattaattttttctgtaaaacaatactttttatacACATAATTAAGTGATTTTCCTCTTATTGCTTTCTCTGTGTTGTTGATTTATTATATCCTAtcctatatataatatatataggaTAGGATATAATAAATCACTTGTACTTTTcagttatgtttattattagaaataaacttctaaactttttaaaaagtacgtaatgatttgattttaaaaggatatatattatatatccttttaaaatcaaatcattacgtacttttttaaaagtttagaagtttatttctaataataaacataactgAAAAGTACAAATGTAACTgtttatttgcataaattaaaaaacatataataaaaaaaaaaaaaaaaggataaacaAATTCTTACAATGTAAAGTTTATACATGAATAATATTACGTCATCCATCTTTACTTACTTACGAGTCATACAAATCCAAAATGTCTTTCACATAACCATCCTTTGATCTGCTCGATTCAATCTGcttaatgtatgtatattagggtaaagtgaattttagttttttttacaattcgTTTAGCCTGGGTGTGCAAAAGTTGTCTATTCATTTCAGAAATACTCTGGAAAAATATCAATGCTCTAGGAAATTATCTTGAGGTTAGATCCTGAAAAATGGCAACTATTGGAAAAATGAGCTGGCTAAAAATGGTAAATCAGTTGTGGCTAGAatctttacaataatttttttaatacgaccttttattttctttgtagAGTAAAAAAGAAGCGATTCCAAAAGTAAATCCTCAATGCGCAAACCTTTACAATACTACAATGAAGGATGAAATGGTCAATTAGGAAGGTTTGGTGTTTATTCTGGCACTTTCTGATAATGGGCTTTGAAGATAAAAATCAATTCGTCAACTTACCCCTCTGCCAACTCCCCTAACGgctctaaaaaagatttaagtttttaacattatggagaaaaattgttttaacataagggaaaaaatataaatcaggTAGAAAACTGGCTTTGTTCTACCagattaaaaatcaaacattgttgaaatctaatttaaataaaagttgaagtctaactttatacatacatacgtacaaacatatatacgtacatacgtgcatacgtacatacatacatacgtactctatacaaaaataaaagtttaaaaacgattttgttaaaaacacaaacctttgtttattatttagaacaGAAAAACAATcgaatgtttttgaaattagtttcattcaaagactttaaaaacGTTGCTAGAAGattcagtataaaaatatatttgcaacaATTAAGTTTGTAGGATTAATCAAGTTAACacccttttttaatttttctaatatatatttattaacaattatactGCAATTTTTACTGTCCGACCCTCTCCATTGTTTCCACgtctttatttaattacttttctttaCTCCATtacctaatttatattattttacatattctCTTGAATGCAAAAGAGAAATGCTAAACTGGTTATTTCAGACATACGCCATTGGGGATTACCAGACAAACAGTATCAAGTGTTATCAGAAAAACGCCATCGtgatataagttttaatgaacttaaataattatttttcttataaaagattaattaaaaaatatcctCATGAGAAATATTCTTGCGGTAGGTTAATTGAGATTTATTCTAATTGTTACAGATTTTAATCACATTAAGGTAGATTAGTACAAATAGACGGCAGGGGCTTGAGTTACAAAATTGATGCAAGGCCATCTTAGTGCTCACACCAGGTTCTAACAAACAAGAGGATACatgatactatttttttttaaataataacctTGATCGATAAAACCTGAATGTTTCGATTTCGACAGTAAAAAtcagtttaatttattataaaaaatgcagtGTCTTTACCATGCTTATGATGCgccataaaaaaacatttatgggatgctgtcaaacttttttttaacaaagcttctactttaaaatttaaaatttggtaTCCCCGTTGTGAATGGCACTTCTGATTCATAATctagaaaataaaaaggtaGAGAATTGTTTACATTagggaaaaatatttaataaaaatgttataaataaatataaataatttatggggtaagtaattttattaaacaaatcaaattaaaacattaaagcaCTATAAACTGGCGAATTAGTAGAcatgttttttgttgttacttttcAAAAGAATCAATAAACTTTACAAACCTGGTTCAGCTAATTAAATAGTGTATTGTagtaaataatttcataaaaaatattttcaagctttttacaattaaaaggtgtttgaaaatgtaaaaaataactagCATGACGTATTTATGACGTTGATACTTAGtgaagttttaagaatataatgTCAAATAGTTTTGTCATTGTTAGAACCATCAATCAgtataataatgttgttattcTCCTGCAAAGATGCCGGCAGtacaaaaggttttttattcTCCTTCAGAGATGGTgggtttatatttaaaaaagtggctccttttaactaatttttaaacgacatcattaaaataaaaacaatttacataaaGTTGCAGAAATTTTGCAGATTTCAATCAGCagttgcatttttaaataaagatttactttcattattactttaaaaataatgcttCTATTTACAACCATTAGCTTGCTATCAGTTCACTTTTTGCTTGTAGAAAGTTCGTCTTGTTATAATAGCAAACAAGAACCGATATGCGATGAAAGGAAATGCCCTAAAACTCTTAAATGTAAAGGTTAAGACTTtaagctttgattttttaaataacagtcaACCGTCAGTTGTTGCTGAATTATAAAAACAGCAGGATTATTAAGATTGTAATACctaacttgtttttataatatccactttgtttttaaatcaggTAATGTTGGTAAAGATGAATGTAACTGCTGTAAGGTATGCATGAAGCAAAAAGGCGAAATTTGTATTGTGAACGATCATAAAACAGAATGTGATCACGGATTGTATTGCATCAAAACCCCAGAAAGTATATATTCAAAGTGCGATACTTTAAAAAACggtaagttaaaattttttaactttttttttaacttttaattcagAAGAAAAGTAAAGACCTctaattggtttttttattatatctaatagttttttaattcgCCAACACATATTTCAAAGTCAAGCAGAAGCTTACTTTGCAATTTTGAGATTGAAATTAGTTAAcatgcttaaaataaaattttcagcatTGATACATGAAACTGCAAAATACATTACTAAAATGAAAGAATGCAAAAAATCCGATGAGTATTATGAGCAGCGAATATATGACTTAATTTCATGCTTTCTAAATGTTACCGTTCCAAcattttactgcaaaaaaagtATACTGTACAATGACGATGAGTAAGTTAGACTTTTCAAGTTACttatgaaattttgtttttgatttaaaaaatatttttatttttatgaaggtTTTATGAAgcttataaagatttttattattcctGTTTAATCATAAGATTTGTattgaaataatgtttataagttgaaaataatttttttgcagcTGCTGCATCCATGAAAATGGCTGCCATCCGAATAGAGAACTGTACGATAAAATAGATTCTCCAATTAACTTTAGTGCTTTGATACAAAAACCAATCgatgaagataaaaaaacataaaaaaacaattcgtgtgaaaggttttttttagcaattttaaaagtgtgtgtatatatatatatatatatatatatatatatatatatatatatatatatatatatatatatattgaaaatggtaataaatatacacaaaaaactaaatgttcaaatataaatagtaaataaaaatatatatgaataaaataagttgttttttccACACagatatcttaaaaaatattattattcttatcatTAATTAggctttatttatatactttatttatttcagttatttcattatttcattattatcattatttcagtttttacaatatataataataaatcatttattaatgcagtagaaaaagtatataaacaatgaaagcctattttatttataaataaggaagttacaaaaaatatttaacttccTACTGATACACTTAGATTATTACGTTTAAGTctcacaaatctttttttactcgtatttgaaatttaaaataactgtttaaacaaaaaaaaaaaattaaaaagtttttaaggaAATGGCATGATCTTGAAGCGCGACAGTTTTTAAACACAACTATCGTCCTTAATGACATTCCTGTAAACAATGTATATAGACACCCTTTTAAGCCGTGTTATAAATGTCCAATAGCTGAAACAATGACTGtaaaatgtttactaaaatttatgatttttcggaaaatatttttctgctgTGTAGTCCTTTGACAAGagaatattaaaatgtttttatttacacttctttttatatcattatataaaatcaattactttaaagtaaaaatggAAGCAATAAATCATGGAGTTGAATGAAATTTTTAGTTTGCTAACTTTGTAAGTGgaacgtgttttttttttttattcacattaAAGCTAACTCCTAATTTATGCTTTAACAATTCCTCAAACTGTACCATCAATAGATTCGAAACAAATATCTAACAGAGATCCTTTTGGTGAATAAAATTGCagcattttttcctttttcattttattttattcgttattaaagaaaaaattacaacatgtatatataaaaattataaaacaagtatatgttgcttttaatttaaatggcTTGAGCAACATAAACACAAGCAGAAGCGAATCTacgaataaaataaagaaaaaaagttttcaaaagtacTGAAtgatttctaataaaataaaaaaatgtcctcaaaactaaaatttacccgactgaattgtgtcaaatacccgACTTGCCGACTAAATTCGCCAAAATACCGactataactttaaaatcaccTAATTTAGGGGGTTGGAACTCCCCCACACCCCTCCCCCACCTCCATAAAATCGCCTCTGAACAtaagtaaacatattttttcttatctccaaaaccaatttaaaaaaatttttacataattgtaacatataaatatatatacatataaaaattacaatttgaaaaacgaggaaaaaatatttatatagatgtaaagaaatagataataaaaaataatttgaaaaatgctaaaatgCTTATAGTTGTTACAATCTTTAagaaataaatgaacaaaaactcttgataaaaaagtttatgtattttatttataatatcgtCATTAGATCgattaaaaatctattatcGTAAGATTCAATGCtataattaaatccatttttatttaattgaccttactttaaaataaacatttaaaatcccTCCGCGGTATTTAATTGAACATgaagttaactttaaattgtattttgGAACAACAAATCTGTTGTCTACTTTAAACACgaacaataaaacttggtgtaagataaatataaacaataaaacttggtgtaagATTAACATGAACAATAAAACTTGGTCTAAATAAATATGAACAATAAAACTTGGAGTAAGTTAAACTTATACACATTTAACGCTACTAGCAGACATGGTTTGCAAGGAAcagttctgtttttttttagtttagttaattGTACGtagaattttcaaattttttatgtttagtacTAGTCTATTCAATATAAAGTTATGGAACAGCTTTACAAATAGCCATTTCAATATCGTGAAATcagtaaattatttcagtttcaTTTAAGAAGagaaattttgaaatcaaatgaAAGCTTTGAAGTTTGATATACAAACCTTTTtgataaatctttttgttaaacttaatttcttatatcatgtttttttttttaatttaatttatatttatagaagtTTGTTCTATTTATTgtcttttactttaaatatataacggAGATGCTTATTTTTTCATACTTGAACggagtttaaaaattttttttgaacatttttctttttcttttaactagTTAAAaaggggttctatgaaaagGTTATGATGACTTAGGTCTTTGAGTCTCTCTCTGTTTATAGccgttattttttattttataaaaatgtttctttgtatttttattttttagttgtatgAACAGCGAactatatgttaaaaaaaaaaaaagaaacctcaaaataaaaaaaacaaaacaacctcaaattaaaaaaaaaaaaataataacataaagcCAAATAACTATGAACAGTTATTAATAAGCGAATACCagtgtattatattaaaaaacgttttaatatTTCTGCGatagcaaaaaagttaaaagcaaacaaaatttggatacatatatattaaaaatttagaaaaaacaaaaaaatgtatcagGTGTACCAATATGAGGTGAGGGTTAATATACCAATGTGTCGATAGAGAACATTTGTTGTAAACGAgcctcaattttttttgtttggttggTTGGTATAACATCagtcaaatatatttaatacgaATCAAGTATTATTTGCTATCctgttaaaattgttaattctttttttgccAGAAAGTCATGATTTGCgcaaagcattaattttttgttttcatttaaagaaaagtGCTGCAAGGTCGCATTAAACAACCATCAACAATGCaaaaccaaatatattttgacagaaGGCAATATGTTTTGTAGAATCAGAAAGGTGTGGTGTATCATGAGTTTATTCGACCTGGTGAAACTGTTAATGCTGATTACTAAAGCCATCAAATGAATAATTTGAACCACGCATTGATCAAAAATTCAAAGaaggcaaataaactttcatacACAATCAAAGCATTTGGTGCTGCTACCTCACTCGCTGTTTTCAACAGACTCGGCCCCTTCCAATTACCATTTGATTCCATGAACAGGTTTTGCATTGGCTGGTCAACACTTTGATTATGaattattgtttcatttttacaaaaaaaaggaTCACTTTATACCCCTTCACCTGTTAAGAGTTAAAGTCAGAAGTAATCAAGTTAGAAGGAAAGCATAGaaataggaatatatatatatatatacatatatatatatatatatatatatatatatatatgtatgtatgtattatatatatataaatgcatatatacatgtattgcatatatatacatataatatatataatatatatatatatatatatatatatatatatatatatatatatatatatatattatatatatatatatatatatatatacatgatatatatatatatacatatatatatatatatatacaatacatatatatacattatgtattctatatatacatacatgtatatatgtatttatatatacaatact
This window harbors:
- the LOC136077938 gene encoding uncharacterized protein LOC136077938 isoform X2; this encodes MLLFTTISLLSVHFLLVESSSCYNSKQEPICDERKCPKTLKCNVGKDECNCCKVCMKQKGEICIVNDHKTECDHGLYCIKTPESIYSKCDTLKNALIHETAKYITKMKECKKSDEYYEQRIYDLISCFLNVTVPTFYCKKSILYNDDDCCIHENGCHPNRELYDKIDSPINFSALIQKPIDEDKKT
- the LOC136077938 gene encoding endothelial cell-specific molecule 1-like isoform X1, translating into MLLFTTISLLSVHFLLVESSSCYNSKQEPICDERKCPKTLKCKGNVGKDECNCCKVCMKQKGEICIVNDHKTECDHGLYCIKTPESIYSKCDTLKNALIHETAKYITKMKECKKSDEYYEQRIYDLISCFLNVTVPTFYCKKSILYNDDDCCIHENGCHPNRELYDKIDSPINFSALIQKPIDEDKKT